The window GACGAAGGCGGAGGCCCACAGCACCACGGTGACCGCGGCGGCGGCCACTGCTTTGGTGTGGTCGGCGGGTGGGGCCGGGCCGGCTCGAAGGGCCTGAAGCGTCTGGGGCACGAGGTCTATGGTCAGACGCTAAACACTAAAGCACAAGCGAATGTTTCTGCACGAACGTTAAGGTCAAGTGTACAATCTAGCGCATGCTTGATGTCTCCCGTCTTCGGCTTCTGCGTACCGTTGTCGCCACCGGGTCGATTCGAGCCAGCGCTTCGACTCTCGGGTACACCCCGTCCGCGATCAGCCAGCAACTGGGGCTTCTGCAGCGGGAAACCGGCCTTCGGCTGCTCGAGCGGGTGGGTAGGGGGATCGAACCGACCGCCGCCGGGCGCACGCTGGCGGCCGAAGCGGGATCGCTGTTCGAAGCCCTGAGCAGGGTTGAGGGTGTCGTGGAGGATCTGCGCGCGGGACGCATGGGCAGCTTGTCGATCGGGTACTTCGCCTCGGCGGGAGCGGTCTGGCTCCCCGCCGTGGTGGCCGCGGTGCACGAGGAATTCCCCGAACTCCGGCTCGACCTTCGTATGACCGAGGCGAGGGGCGCCGAGATGACCGCTCCGGACGTCGACATCTTCGTGAGCCGTGCGGAAGCAGAACCGGCCGCGGGCTCGGTTCAGATCCGCAGGCTGGTAGACGACCCCTACGTCGCAGTGGTCCGTGCCGACCACCGGATCGCCGGGCTACACGAGGTGCCGATGTCCGCACTTGCGAGTGAACGCTGGGTCGACAACGACCTCAACGACGGCGCCTGCCGACAGGTGCTGATGGCCGCTTGTATGGAGGCAGGGTTCGCCCCGGAGTTCGCCGTCGAGACTCACGACTACCAGACGGCTATCCGCTTCGTCGCCACCGGTATCGGGATCACCGTGGTGCCCGGGCTGGGCATCAACGAGCTTCCTGACGGGCTGACCACCGTGTCCGTGGTGGCGCCGACTCCGGTGCGGCACATCAACGTAGCGGTGAAGAAGTCTGCCGCCGAACACCCCGCGGTGCTGCGGGTGCTCGAGCTACTGGAGACTGCGGTCAAGACCGGGGCGGCTCCGACGGCTTCTTCTCGTCGGGCAGATTCCCGGAAGCCACCAGTTGCTCGGCGACATCTCGCAACTTGACATTGGCATCCTGCGAGTAGCGGCGCAGTACGTCGAATGCGCGGCGAGCATCGAGTCCGTAGCGCTCCATCAGCAGGCCCTGGGCCTGGCCGATGACGTTACGGGTTTCGACGGCCTGGCGCAGCCCATCCTCCTCGTGCCGGCAGTCCAGCGCGATGGCGGCGTGGCTGGCCAGGACCTGGGCCCGGGCGGCGTCGTCCTCGTCGAGCTGACCGGCTTGCGGCGCATAGATGTCGATGGTGCCGATGGTTCGCCGGCCCGTGTAGAGGCAGGCGCTGATGGCGCTGTGGAGGCCGAGTTCAGCGACTTTGGGCCCCCACGTGGGCCAGCGAGTGTCGTCAGCGGTGTTGCGGACCAGGCAGGTGGATTGTTCACGGGCCGCGCTGACACTCGGGCCTTCGCGCAGAGAATCCTGGAGCGCCTCCGCTTCTTCGACCTCGGCTCCAGTGGCGGCGGCGACCTCCAGCTGCCGCTGGGAACGGAGCAGTACCAACCC is drawn from Phytoactinopolyspora mesophila and contains these coding sequences:
- a CDS encoding LysR family transcriptional regulator, giving the protein MLDVSRLRLLRTVVATGSIRASASTLGYTPSAISQQLGLLQRETGLRLLERVGRGIEPTAAGRTLAAEAGSLFEALSRVEGVVEDLRAGRMGSLSIGYFASAGAVWLPAVVAAVHEEFPELRLDLRMTEARGAEMTAPDVDIFVSRAEAEPAAGSVQIRRLVDDPYVAVVRADHRIAGLHEVPMSALASERWVDNDLNDGACRQVLMAACMEAGFAPEFAVETHDYQTAIRFVATGIGITVVPGLGINELPDGLTTVSVVAPTPVRHINVAVKKSAAEHPAVLRVLELLETAVKTGAAPTASSRRADSRKPPVARRHLAT
- a CDS encoding GAF and ANTAR domain-containing protein — its product is MGSPDASEFADAARDLNDEPRLDHTIEKVVEYATRMTDAEAGGLVLLRSQRQLEVAAATGAEVEEAEALQDSLREGPSVSAAREQSTCLVRNTADDTRWPTWGPKVAELGLHSAISACLYTGRRTIGTIDIYAPQAGQLDEDDAARAQVLASHAAIALDCRHEEDGLRQAVETRNVIGQAQGLLMERYGLDARRAFDVLRRYSQDANVKLRDVAEQLVASGNLPDEKKPSEPPRS